A region from the Dendropsophus ebraccatus isolate aDenEbr1 chromosome 1, aDenEbr1.pat, whole genome shotgun sequence genome encodes:
- the YBX2 gene encoding Y-box-binding protein 2 isoform X1, translating to MSEVESRGPQEGPQPESSEEKRPASRSQAGKKVLATQVQGTVKWFNVRNGYGFINRNDTKEDVFVHQTAIKRNNPRKFLRSVGDGETVEFDVVEGEKLFLGPEALLKARQATSRAPSARQATSRAPSARQATSRAPSAHTCHITKEVNEGAEAANVTGPGGVPVKGSRFAPNRRRFRRRFYRPRGDNAAESGGEGVSPEQVSEGERADDGSPQQRPPQRRRPPPFFYRRRFGRGPRPLTQQDPGAESAEAKDPAASDSAQDGDDQQRPTPRRFRPRFRRPFRPRPPPQQTIEGGNGDTKAASDGAPRPAPQQQRSRPYFQRRRRPGAAPGQAAAQGDGKLPSEPPQGSTAEDASKPPDPPAGAGEAHAQVSAPSPVPAPAVE from the exons ctacCCAGGTACAGGGGACGGTGAAGTGGTTTAACGTTCGCAATGGATACGGCTTCATAAATCG GAACGACACCAAGGAGGATGTGTTCGTCCACCAG ACTGCCATAAAGAGGAACAATCCACGCAAGTTCCTTCGCAGTGTTGGGGATGGAGAGACGGTGGAGTTCGATGTTGTGGAAGGAGAGAAG ctcttttTGGGACCTGAGGCGTTGCTGAAGGCCAGGCAGGCGACATCCCGGGCCCCTTCGGCCAGGCAGGCGACATCCCGGGCCCCTTCGGCCAGGCAGGCGACATCCCGGGCCCCTTCGGCCCACACTTGTCACATAACTAAAGAAGTCAATGAG GGTGCAGAGGCGGCCAATGTCACAGGACCCGGTGGTGTTCCGGTTAAAGGAAGCAGATTTGCCCCCAACAGGCGGAGGTTCCGTCGGCGTTTCTACCGGCCAAGGGGAGACAATGCTGCAGAGTCTGGTGGTGAAGGCGTGAGCCCAGAGCAAGTGAGTGAAGGGGAACGTGCTGATGACGGCTCCCCCCAGCAGAGGCCTCCCCAGCGCCGCCGTCCTCCTCCATTCTTCTACAGGCGACGCTTTGGAAGGGGTCCCAGACCACTGACTCAGCAGGACCCAGGTGCAGAG AGCGCAGAGGCCAAAGACCCAGCCGCCTCGGACAGTGCACAGGATGGCGATGATCAGCAGAGACCCACTCCTCGCAGGTTCCGGCCCAGATTCCGCAG ACCTTTCCGACCACGGCCTCCACCTCAGCAAACCATCGAGGGAGGGAATGGGGACACCAAAGCCGCGTCTGATGGAGCCCCCCGTCCAGCACCCCAGCAGCAGCGCAGTCGCCCGTACTTCCAACGACGCAGGCGGCCAGGAGCAGCCCCCGGACAAGCAGCTGCCCAG GGTGATGGAAAGCTCCCATCTGAGCCCCCTCAAGGCTCCACTGCAGAAGATGCGTCCAAACCACCGGACCCCCCTGCTGGTGCAGGCGAGGCGCATGCTCAG GTGTCTGCGCCAAGTCCTGTGCCAGCCCCTGCAGTAGAGTGA